A single region of the Gossypium arboreum isolate Shixiya-1 chromosome 12, ASM2569848v2, whole genome shotgun sequence genome encodes:
- the LOC128285437 gene encoding uncharacterized protein LOC128285437 has translation MESNAFNGRMARWQILLFEFDIIYVSQKAVKGSTIADFLASQALEDYEPLNFDFPNKEIVYVAPIEEGITKDHYWKLNFDGASNAVGNGIGAVLVSLGGDHSSFTCKLDFDCTNNMAKYETCIMGLQTTIERKIKLLETRDSKLINYRRLVLGLVEEFDDITFNYLPRDENQMVDTLSTLDSMIKVSRQEDVKPIQMSVCEAPSYCYNIEEEERDDHPWYQDILRYVRNREYPDQATENDKRTLRRLAYDYVLNDKRTLRRLAYDYVLNGPISRKASNGYRFIFVVIAYFTKWVEAALYANVTKLAVSRFLKRGIICRYRMLERIISDNALNLNNDTIAEEEPAGGGGARGVYGGDEENCAWELRHGEA, from the exons atggagtcaaatgcCTTTAATGGAAGGATGGCTAGGTGGCAAATTTTGCTTTTTGAATTTGACATAATCTACGTAAGTCAAAAAGCCGTGAAAGGGAGcacaatagcagattttctggctAGTCAAgctttagaagattatgagcccttgaattttgatttccccaATAAGGAGATAGTGTATGTGGCACCTATTGAAGAGGGCATTACAAAAGATCACTATTGGAAATTGAATTTTGATGGAgcctcaaatgctgtgggtaatggaATTGGAGCGGTCTTGGTATCCCTAGGAGGAGATCATTCTTCAttcacatgtaaattggattttgattgcacaaataatatggcaAAGTATGAAACATGTATCATGGGGCTTCAAACAACTATAGAACGAAAGATCAAGTTATTggag acaagagattcCAAATTAATCAATTACAGGAGGTTGGTGTTGGGGTTAGttgaagagtttgatgatattaccttcaattatctcccgcgTGATGAAAATCAAATGGTAGATACTTTGTCTACTTTGGATTCCATGATCAAAGTGAGCAGACAAGAAGATGTAAAACCCATTCAGATGAGTGTTTGTGAGGCCCCGTCTTATTGTTATAATATAGAGGAAGAGGAGAgagatgatcatccttggtatcaggatatattgcgatatgtaagAAATCGTGAATATCCAGATCAAGCAACAGAGAATGACAAAAGGACATTGAGAAGGCTAGCCTATGATTATGTCTTAAATGACAAAAGGACGTTGAGAAGGCTAGCCTATGATTATGTCTTAAATG ggccaatttcACGAAAGGCTTCAAATGGGtatcgtttcatctttgtggtcattgcTTATTTTACAAAGTGGGTGGAAGCTGCCTTGTATGCCAATGTAACTAAATTGGCAGTCAGCAGATTTTTAAAAAGGGGAATTATATGTCGGTATAGAATGCTTGAGAGGATCATATCTGATAATGCATTAAATTTGAACAATGACACAATAGCAGAG